A part of Amycolatopsis lurida genomic DNA contains:
- a CDS encoding DUF1702 family protein, giving the protein MSSLLGALRKVLFAPSLASVGFEGRGFGVPPTPATARLESIPQSVVCGFEWGIDAPALWEAERRLDMVEPELRGFAYEGAAMAFTILDVMPGGRKDRTAELMSGPGLPHVFLTYIGIGFAMARLPRPLWKKVLPELDGVPFHPTMSWLAVDGYAFDRAYFDTDKWVGEQFVPKPYPWAGAPAYFPRACDQGVGRALWFINGGDPVQVAEAVNRFPAERRPDLWSGVGLASTFAGGCDQAGLERLREAAGEHQDELGLGVVFAVKARTFSSFVPPHTRLAARTLAGLSIEEAVDLADSTEVTEDAADGTPAYELWRQNIRDGLAPTVGRLAA; this is encoded by the coding sequence ATGAGCTCATTGCTGGGTGCTCTGCGCAAGGTGTTGTTCGCGCCTTCGCTGGCTTCGGTCGGCTTCGAGGGGCGAGGGTTCGGAGTGCCGCCGACCCCGGCGACCGCCCGCCTGGAGTCGATCCCGCAGTCGGTGGTGTGCGGCTTCGAATGGGGGATCGACGCGCCGGCGCTGTGGGAGGCCGAACGGCGGCTGGACATGGTCGAGCCGGAGCTGCGCGGGTTCGCCTACGAGGGCGCGGCGATGGCGTTCACCATCCTGGACGTCATGCCCGGCGGGCGGAAGGACCGCACGGCCGAACTGATGAGCGGTCCCGGGCTCCCGCACGTGTTCCTGACCTACATCGGCATCGGGTTCGCGATGGCCCGGCTGCCCCGGCCGCTGTGGAAGAAGGTGCTGCCGGAGCTGGACGGCGTCCCGTTCCACCCGACGATGAGCTGGCTGGCCGTCGACGGATACGCCTTCGACCGCGCCTACTTCGACACGGACAAGTGGGTCGGCGAGCAGTTCGTCCCCAAGCCGTACCCGTGGGCCGGCGCCCCCGCCTACTTCCCGCGCGCCTGTGACCAGGGCGTCGGGCGGGCGTTGTGGTTCATCAACGGCGGTGACCCGGTGCAGGTCGCCGAGGCGGTGAACCGCTTCCCCGCCGAACGCCGCCCGGACCTGTGGAGCGGCGTCGGGCTGGCCTCGACCTTCGCGGGCGGTTGCGACCAGGCCGGACTGGAGAGGCTGCGCGAGGCCGCGGGTGAACACCAGGACGAACTCGGTCTCGGCGTCGTGTTCGCGGTGAAGGCGCGGACGTTCTCGTCGTTCGTCCCCCCGCACACCCGCCTGGCCGCGCGGACGCTCGCCGGGCTGAGCATCGAGGAGGCCGTCGACCTGGCCGACTCGACCGAGGTCACCGAGGACGCCGCGGACGGGACGCCCGCGTACGAGCTGTGGCGGCAGAACATCCGGGACGGTCTCGCCCCGACGGTGGGCCGCCTGGCCGCCTGA
- a CDS encoding response regulator transcription factor, translating into MIRVLLAEDMHMVRGALVALLNLERDIEVVAEVGSGDKILPMAAEYLPDVAIIDIDLPAKDGLTAASELCQQLPSVRTLILTSLGRPGTVRRALDAKVNGFLLKDAPADKLANAVRSVATGRRVIDSELALSAWETEDCPLTPREVEILRLAANGRTVADIAAELFLSPGTVRNYLATVVTKLNARNRVDAIRIAGDSDWL; encoded by the coding sequence GTGATCCGAGTCCTGTTGGCCGAGGACATGCACATGGTCCGCGGCGCCTTGGTCGCCCTGCTGAACCTCGAACGCGACATCGAGGTCGTCGCGGAGGTCGGTTCCGGCGACAAGATCCTTCCGATGGCGGCGGAGTACCTGCCGGACGTCGCGATCATCGACATCGACCTGCCCGCCAAAGACGGGCTCACGGCCGCTTCCGAACTCTGCCAGCAACTTCCGAGTGTCCGCACCCTGATCCTCACGTCGCTCGGCCGTCCGGGCACCGTACGCCGCGCGCTGGACGCGAAGGTCAACGGCTTCCTGCTCAAGGACGCGCCCGCCGACAAACTCGCCAACGCCGTCCGCTCGGTCGCCACCGGCCGCCGGGTCATCGACAGCGAACTCGCTTTGTCCGCGTGGGAAACCGAGGACTGCCCGCTGACCCCACGGGAGGTCGAGATCCTCCGCCTCGCCGCGAACGGACGCACGGTCGCCGACATCGCGGCCGAACTGTTCCTGTCACCGGGAACGGTCCGGAACTATCTCGCCACGGTGGTGACGAAACTCAACGCCCGCAACCGGGTGGACGCCATCCGCATCGCCGGCGATTCGGACTGGCTCTGA
- a CDS encoding HNH endonuclease signature motif containing protein has translation MASDDAPPKTSTEWWRVDTATLHARKQELEVLKRRADAEQNAILAEINSRGVRGCSGHSTLAALIFEDFLVTDKEASARADRVLALHPGPSIGGEAEPPLAPLTAQAAAEGAIGGSQVDAIIRTLARIPSSVPEEDVRAGEAILVELARRAGPRQIARAGRRLLDELDPDGKEPRNEDPKDTRPELRFVKHRDGTLGLKGTLDLETYARLKSDLDPMAKPHKAIDGVRDSRSQDERYGDAFTDYVRLKTTSRNLPGQAGEATHILVTMSYDDLIRDIGEAHLDLVGPISATDARILACDARVRPGVLGTAGEPLDIGRSKRTVSLAQKYALTIRDGGCAFPGCDMPVPRCTAHHIVFWRHHGETKIDNLVLLCTKHHRLIHHSEWKVQIAQDGLPEFTPPAYLDPTGTPRRNTMHLRT, from the coding sequence GTGGCCAGCGATGATGCACCCCCTAAGACGTCCACCGAGTGGTGGCGCGTCGATACCGCGACGCTGCATGCCCGTAAACAAGAACTGGAAGTCCTGAAGCGGCGGGCGGATGCGGAGCAGAACGCGATCCTGGCGGAAATCAATTCCCGCGGGGTACGCGGGTGCAGCGGGCATTCGACCTTGGCGGCATTGATATTCGAGGACTTCCTGGTGACCGACAAGGAAGCCTCCGCCCGCGCCGACCGCGTCCTGGCGTTGCACCCCGGCCCCTCGATCGGCGGTGAGGCTGAACCACCGCTGGCCCCGTTGACCGCTCAGGCTGCTGCGGAGGGCGCGATCGGCGGGTCGCAGGTCGACGCGATCATCCGCACCCTGGCCCGTATCCCGTCCAGCGTGCCGGAGGAAGACGTGCGGGCGGGGGAGGCGATCCTGGTCGAGTTGGCTCGTCGGGCGGGGCCGCGGCAGATCGCCCGCGCCGGACGGCGTCTGCTGGACGAACTCGACCCCGACGGGAAAGAACCCCGTAACGAGGACCCGAAAGACACTCGGCCGGAGTTGCGGTTCGTCAAGCACCGCGACGGCACTCTCGGCCTGAAGGGCACCCTCGATCTGGAGACCTATGCCCGGTTGAAATCCGATCTGGATCCGATGGCCAAGCCGCATAAGGCGATCGACGGGGTGCGGGACTCCCGCAGCCAGGACGAACGCTACGGGGACGCGTTCACCGACTATGTGCGGTTGAAGACGACCAGCCGTAACCTTCCCGGCCAAGCCGGCGAGGCGACCCACATCCTGGTCACCATGTCCTACGACGACTTGATCCGGGACATCGGCGAAGCGCACCTGGATCTGGTCGGGCCGATCAGCGCCACCGACGCCCGCATCCTCGCCTGCGACGCCCGCGTCCGACCAGGCGTCCTCGGCACCGCGGGAGAACCACTGGACATCGGCCGGTCGAAACGCACCGTGTCCCTCGCCCAGAAGTATGCGTTGACGATCCGCGACGGCGGTTGCGCGTTCCCGGGCTGCGACATGCCAGTGCCGCGCTGTACGGCCCATCACATTGTGTTCTGGCGACACCACGGCGAAACGAAAATCGACAACCTCGTCCTGCTCTGCACCAAACACCACCGCCTCATCCACCACAGCGAATGGAAAGTCCAAATCGCCCAAGACGGACTGCCAGAGTTCACTCCGCCCGCCTACCTCGACCCCACCGGGACGCCGAGACGGAACACCATGCACCTCAGAACATAG
- a CDS encoding helix-turn-helix transcriptional regulator, whose amino-acid sequence MHEKLGEELTIDDIARAATFSKFHFSRVFQQATGVSPGRFLSALRLDEAKRLLLTTSISVADISHRVGYNGVGTFSTRFSNRVGLSPSAYRRQGGFQHRLAGEPLPGAKPAIVRGFVSAPPEISPGLVFVGLFPTRIPEGAPVRHTVIDVPGPYQLTDVPEGTWHLVAHCVTGPLTRRGTGLTGHHGPITVEPGVTARLADLRVRPKRLFDPPVLLALPDLRHRPQPVRQAA is encoded by the coding sequence ATGCACGAGAAACTGGGCGAAGAGCTCACTATCGACGACATCGCCCGCGCCGCGACCTTCAGTAAATTCCATTTCAGCAGGGTGTTCCAGCAGGCCACCGGCGTCTCTCCCGGCCGGTTCCTGTCCGCGCTGCGCCTCGACGAGGCCAAACGCCTGCTGCTGACGACCTCGATCTCGGTCGCCGACATCAGCCACCGCGTGGGCTACAACGGTGTCGGCACCTTCAGCACGCGGTTCAGCAACCGCGTGGGCCTCTCTCCCTCCGCGTACCGCCGGCAGGGCGGCTTCCAGCACCGCCTGGCGGGCGAACCCCTGCCCGGCGCGAAGCCGGCGATCGTCCGCGGTTTCGTGTCCGCTCCGCCGGAGATCTCACCCGGTCTCGTGTTCGTCGGCCTCTTCCCGACCCGTATCCCCGAGGGCGCGCCCGTGCGGCACACGGTCATCGACGTCCCCGGCCCCTATCAGCTGACCGACGTCCCGGAAGGCACCTGGCACCTCGTCGCGCACTGCGTGACCGGGCCGCTCACGCGCCGCGGCACCGGGCTCACCGGGCACCACGGGCCGATCACCGTCGAACCGGGCGTCACGGCGCGGCTGGCGGACCTGCGGGTGCGCCCCAAGCGCCTGTTCGACCCGCCGGTCCTGCTCGCGCTCCCCGATCTGCGGCACCGGCCGCAGCCGGTCAGGCAGGCGGCCTGA
- a CDS encoding response regulator transcription factor yields MIKVLVAEDMHIVRGALVALLGLEPDIEVVAECASGDEILPLAQSARPDVALIDIDLPGKDGLTAAAELHERLPAVRTLILTSLGSPGTLRRALAAKVNGFLRKDAPADRLANAVRGVAAGRRVVDGDLALAAWDSEDCPLTTREIEVLRLASVGSDPTEIAAELFLSAGTVRNYLTTIVSKLSARNRVDAVRIARESGWL; encoded by the coding sequence ATGATCAAGGTCCTGGTGGCCGAGGACATGCATATTGTCCGTGGCGCCCTGGTCGCGCTGCTCGGCTTGGAACCCGACATCGAGGTCGTCGCCGAATGCGCGAGCGGCGACGAGATCCTCCCGCTCGCCCAGTCCGCGCGCCCCGACGTCGCGCTCATCGACATCGACCTGCCGGGCAAGGACGGGCTCACCGCGGCCGCCGAGCTGCACGAGCGGCTTCCGGCGGTCCGCACGCTGATCCTCACTTCGCTCGGCAGCCCCGGCACGCTGCGACGGGCGCTGGCCGCGAAGGTCAACGGCTTCCTTCGCAAGGACGCGCCCGCCGACAGGCTCGCCAACGCGGTCCGCGGGGTCGCCGCCGGACGGCGCGTGGTCGACGGCGATCTGGCGCTCGCCGCCTGGGACAGCGAGGATTGCCCGCTCACCACCCGCGAGATCGAGGTGCTCCGGCTGGCGTCGGTCGGCTCCGACCCGACCGAGATCGCCGCCGAGCTGTTCCTGTCCGCCGGTACCGTGCGGAACTACCTGACGACGATCGTTTCGAAGCTCAGCGCCCGCAACCGGGTCGACGCGGTGCGGATCGCCAGGGAGTCCGGCTGGCTGTGA
- a CDS encoding AfsR/SARP family transcriptional regulator: MHAMTIEPGDTAASAGAPHGVRARLLGPLELHIGDTDRAPSTPKLLQLLAMLLIRPGRTVHVDSLVHELWNEAPPRSVRRTLHTYVHHLRRHLDPGGTGDLLVTSPPGYRLEIDAGAVDVWEFQRLHRLGRELLEEGDNAAAAHAFRTALDLWSGPPLANIHCGPTLAAYTVYLLEHRRDARDLWIEAEIRAGRHREMLGVLRSLTTADPFDETLHAHLIRALGLSGRRSDALASYEWLRSRLEDELGVKPSAELRELHRELLSEGHPVR; the protein is encoded by the coding sequence ATGCACGCGATGACGATCGAACCGGGTGACACGGCCGCCTCGGCCGGTGCGCCGCACGGGGTGCGCGCGCGGCTCCTCGGCCCGCTCGAACTGCACATCGGTGACACCGATCGCGCGCCCAGCACCCCGAAACTCCTGCAACTGCTGGCGATGCTGCTCATCCGCCCCGGCAGGACGGTCCACGTCGACTCCCTGGTCCACGAGCTGTGGAACGAAGCCCCGCCGCGCAGTGTCCGCCGGACCCTGCACACCTACGTCCACCACCTCCGCCGCCACCTCGATCCCGGCGGAACCGGCGATCTGCTGGTCACCAGCCCGCCCGGGTACCGGCTCGAGATCGACGCGGGAGCGGTCGACGTGTGGGAGTTCCAGCGGCTCCACCGCCTCGGCCGCGAACTGCTCGAAGAAGGCGATAACGCGGCGGCCGCGCACGCGTTCCGTACCGCACTGGACCTGTGGTCCGGTCCCCCGCTGGCGAACATCCACTGTGGACCGACCTTGGCCGCCTACACCGTCTATCTGCTGGAGCACCGGCGCGACGCCCGTGACCTGTGGATCGAAGCCGAGATCCGCGCCGGCCGACACCGGGAGATGCTCGGCGTACTGCGGTCGCTGACCACCGCGGACCCGTTCGACGAAACCCTGCACGCCCACCTGATCCGCGCGCTGGGGCTCAGCGGACGGCGCAGTGACGCCCTGGCGTCCTACGAATGGCTGCGCTCCAGGCTCGAGGACGAACTGGGGGTGAAACCCAGCGCCGAACTGCGAGAGCTGCACCGTGAACTGCTTTCCGAGGGGCACCCGGTCCGCTGA
- a CDS encoding carboxylate-amine ligase has product MFTLGVEEEFVLLDPVDGSVALRAPELIASLAPGPDVTGELMRFQIETATGVCRGLDEVRSELTRLRQIVATAARADGCLMVATGIPPCGLRGDALTPEPRYRRMAQAFPDLIREAGTCACHVHVGLPSRDLGARVLAGLRPWLAPLLALSANSPVENGADSGWSSRRFPLWDRWPTARPPEEWSGAAAYDRSLAEAVRHRAALDAAGVYFYARLSPRYPTVEVRIADVCLSVDDAVLLAALVRGLVATCAETTRPPRARGARIGAALTAAARRGLDGPGVDVFTGREADQRDLLGELVEFVRPALRAAGDEEDVEQGLDALFGHGTGATRQRRLLAEAASPGEFAAELAHATMTVPAR; this is encoded by the coding sequence ATGTTCACCCTTGGTGTGGAAGAAGAGTTCGTCCTGCTCGACCCGGTGGACGGCTCGGTCGCGTTGCGAGCCCCCGAACTGATCGCAAGCCTCGCCCCCGGACCGGACGTCACCGGTGAGCTGATGCGGTTCCAGATCGAGACCGCGACCGGCGTCTGCCGCGGTCTCGACGAGGTGCGCTCGGAGCTGACGCGGCTGCGGCAGATCGTCGCGACGGCGGCGCGGGCCGACGGTTGCCTGATGGTGGCGACGGGCATCCCGCCCTGCGGCCTGCGGGGAGACGCGCTCACGCCGGAGCCCCGGTACCGGCGGATGGCACAGGCGTTCCCGGACCTGATCCGTGAGGCGGGGACCTGCGCCTGCCATGTGCACGTCGGTCTGCCGTCGCGGGATCTCGGCGCACGGGTCCTCGCCGGGCTGCGGCCGTGGCTCGCGCCGTTGCTGGCGCTCAGCGCCAACTCCCCGGTCGAAAACGGCGCCGACTCAGGATGGTCGAGCAGGCGCTTCCCGCTCTGGGACCGGTGGCCGACGGCGCGACCACCCGAAGAATGGTCCGGCGCGGCCGCGTACGACCGGAGCCTCGCGGAGGCCGTGCGCCACCGCGCCGCCCTCGACGCGGCGGGCGTGTACTTCTACGCCCGGCTTTCCCCGCGGTATCCCACGGTCGAGGTGCGGATCGCCGACGTCTGCCTGTCGGTCGACGACGCGGTGTTGCTCGCCGCGCTGGTGCGCGGACTGGTCGCGACCTGCGCCGAAACCACGAGACCGCCGCGTGCTCGCGGTGCCCGGATCGGCGCGGCGTTGACGGCGGCCGCGCGCCGCGGACTGGACGGGCCGGGCGTCGACGTCTTCACCGGCCGGGAGGCCGATCAGCGCGATCTGCTCGGCGAACTCGTCGAGTTCGTCCGGCCGGCGCTCAGGGCCGCGGGCGACGAGGAGGACGTCGAGCAAGGGTTGGACGCGCTGTTCGGCCACGGCACCGGCGCGACCCGGCAACGCCGATTGCTCGCGGAAGCGGCCTCCCCCGGCGAGTTCGCCGCGGAACTCGCGCACGCCACGATGACCGTCCCGGCCAGGTGA
- a CDS encoding tyrosine-protein phosphatase: MGWLPQRLRRGRLALGRWPAGPFGALFRSDSHNRLTAEGIAAVRRAGIGRILDLRWARETMSEPSPFAVAPVYRNTPLIAEPGRTRHDHAGRLPDHARRNQRRIADVFVRLGDAPPGPLAVHCTATILRMLAHLNDRHGGVRTYLLQGGATHARLGRIRNRLLSS; this comes from the coding sequence GTGGGATGGCTACCTCAACGGCTGCGACGTGGGCGGCTTGCCCTCGGCCGATGGCCGGCGGGTCCGTTCGGCGCGCTTTTCCGATCGGACAGCCATAACCGGTTGACCGCCGAAGGAATCGCGGCGGTCCGCCGCGCGGGGATCGGTCGCATACTGGACCTCCGGTGGGCAAGGGAGACCATGTCGGAACCCAGCCCGTTCGCCGTCGCCCCCGTGTACCGCAACACTCCCCTGATCGCCGAGCCGGGCCGAACAAGGCACGACCATGCCGGACGCCTACCGGACCATGCTCGACGAAACCAGCGCCGGATCGCGGACGTCTTCGTTCGGTTGGGTGACGCACCGCCCGGCCCGCTCGCGGTGCACTGCACTGCCACGATCCTCCGGATGCTGGCTCATCTGAACGACCGGCACGGAGGCGTGCGCACGTACCTACTGCAGGGCGGAGCGACCCATGCCCGGCTCGGGCGAATACGGAACCGCCTGCTTTCCTCGTGA
- a CDS encoding winged helix-turn-helix transcriptional regulator has protein sequence MTARTYGQFCGLARALEIIGERWSLLVIRDLVLGPKRFDELQQGLPKIPMSILSTRLNELERHGVVQRRVLSQLDAGVVYELTEYGNDLDQIVLQLGLWGARSLGDPTADDLFTLDSAVLSLYTTFQPDAARGVHCAFEMHYGGEMVIHAVIEDGALTAGEGPHPDPDLVIEPRGPVMLKLLNGEMDAASALTSGAVAVKGDPDKLELFTRMFHIPSAPTKTEGLVTH, from the coding sequence ATGACCGCTCGCACCTATGGCCAGTTCTGCGGCCTCGCCCGCGCCCTCGAGATCATCGGGGAACGCTGGTCCCTGCTCGTGATCCGTGACCTGGTACTCGGCCCGAAACGCTTCGACGAGCTACAACAGGGCTTGCCGAAGATCCCGATGAGCATCCTGTCGACCCGGCTCAACGAGCTGGAGCGGCACGGTGTCGTCCAGCGCCGGGTGCTCTCGCAGCTCGACGCCGGGGTGGTCTACGAGCTGACCGAATACGGCAACGACCTCGACCAGATCGTGCTGCAGCTGGGCCTGTGGGGCGCCCGCTCGCTCGGCGACCCGACGGCGGACGACCTGTTCACCCTCGACTCGGCCGTCCTGTCGCTGTACACCACGTTCCAGCCGGACGCGGCCCGTGGCGTCCACTGCGCGTTCGAGATGCACTACGGCGGCGAGATGGTCATCCACGCGGTGATCGAGGACGGCGCGCTGACCGCGGGCGAGGGCCCGCACCCGGACCCGGACCTCGTCATCGAGCCGCGCGGCCCGGTCATGCTGAAGCTGCTGAACGGCGAGATGGACGCCGCGAGCGCGCTCACCAGCGGCGCCGTGGCCGTCAAGGGCGACCCGGACAAGCTGGAGCTGTTCACCCGGATGTTCCACATCCCCTCGGCGCCGACGAAGACCGAAGGGCTCGTCACGCATTGA
- the pip gene encoding prolyl aminopeptidase, whose amino-acid sequence MIDLYPPAEPYDSGLLDVGDGNAVYWETCGNPAGKPAVMLHGGPGQGCTPGMRRMFDPARYRAVLFDQRGCGRSTPHASDPATDLRHNTTDHLVADMERLRKHLRVERWLVTGGSWGTTLALAYAERFPERVTEIVVSSISTTRPSEIDWLYRGVGRFFPEEWARFRGDLTGDLVAAYARLMEDPDARVRTEAARSWCVWEDTVLSLEPGATVHNGLIGEWELAFARIVTHYYSHAGWLEPGELIRDAGLLRNIPGVLIHGRRDLSCPVDTAWELARAWPGAELLIDDDSGHRSSDVKLAWKLAALERFAV is encoded by the coding sequence ATGATCGATCTGTATCCACCAGCCGAGCCGTACGACAGCGGACTGCTCGATGTAGGTGACGGCAACGCCGTCTACTGGGAGACCTGCGGGAATCCGGCAGGTAAGCCGGCGGTCATGCTCCACGGAGGCCCCGGACAGGGCTGCACGCCGGGAATGCGGCGAATGTTCGACCCGGCCCGCTACCGTGCGGTGCTGTTCGATCAGCGCGGCTGCGGCCGCAGCACCCCGCACGCGAGCGACCCGGCGACCGACCTGCGGCACAACACGACCGATCATCTCGTCGCCGACATGGAGCGGCTACGGAAGCATCTGAGGGTCGAACGCTGGCTCGTCACCGGAGGCTCGTGGGGCACGACGCTCGCGCTCGCCTACGCCGAACGGTTCCCGGAGCGGGTCACCGAGATCGTCGTCAGCTCCATCAGCACGACACGGCCGTCGGAGATCGACTGGCTCTATCGCGGCGTCGGCCGGTTCTTCCCCGAAGAATGGGCACGTTTTCGCGGTGACCTCACCGGCGACCTGGTCGCCGCGTACGCACGGCTCATGGAAGACCCCGACGCCCGGGTGCGAACCGAGGCCGCCCGCTCCTGGTGTGTCTGGGAGGACACCGTGCTGTCACTGGAACCGGGTGCGACCGTCCACAATGGCCTGATCGGCGAATGGGAACTCGCGTTCGCGCGCATCGTCACGCATTACTACTCCCACGCGGGCTGGCTGGAACCCGGCGAGCTGATCCGCGACGCCGGTCTGTTGCGGAACATTCCCGGCGTGCTGATCCACGGCCGCCGGGACCTGAGCTGCCCGGTGGACACGGCTTGGGAACTCGCCCGCGCCTGGCCGGGAGCGGAGTTGCTGATCGACGACGACTCGGGACATCGCTCGAGTGACGTGAAACTGGCGTGGAAGCTGGCGGCGTTGGAGCGGTTCGCGGTCTGA
- a CDS encoding L-threonylcarbamoyladenylate synthase gives MARYFDVHPENPQRRAIGQVVDILREDGLIAYPTDSCFALGCQLGNRQGIDRIRSIRKLDDRHHFTLVCQDFAQLGQFVHVDNAVFRAVKASTPGSYTFILPATKEVPRRLLHAKKKTVGVRIPDHVVTQALLGELGEPLLSSTLLLPDQEEPMTQGWDIKERLEHVVDAVIDSGECGVEPTTVIDFSSGEPEIVRRGAGDTSRFE, from the coding sequence ATGGCCAGGTATTTCGACGTACATCCGGAAAATCCGCAACGGCGCGCGATCGGACAGGTCGTCGATATACTGCGCGAAGACGGGCTCATCGCGTATCCGACGGATTCCTGCTTCGCCCTCGGCTGCCAGCTGGGGAACAGGCAGGGCATCGATCGCATCCGGAGCATCCGCAAGCTGGACGACCGCCACCATTTCACTCTGGTGTGCCAGGATTTCGCTCAACTGGGCCAGTTCGTGCACGTGGACAACGCGGTCTTCCGCGCGGTCAAGGCGTCTACACCCGGCAGCTACACGTTCATCCTCCCGGCCACCAAGGAGGTTCCGCGCCGGCTGCTGCACGCCAAGAAGAAGACCGTCGGCGTGCGCATCCCGGACCACGTGGTCACCCAGGCGCTGCTGGGCGAGCTCGGCGAACCGCTGCTGTCGAGCACGCTGCTGCTGCCCGACCAGGAGGAGCCGATGACCCAGGGCTGGGACATCAAGGAACGGCTGGAGCACGTGGTGGACGCGGTGATCGACTCCGGTGAATGCGGGGTCGAACCCACCACGGTCATCGACTTCTCGTCGGGGGAACCGGAGATCGTGCGGCGGGGCGCCGGCGACACCTCACGGTTCGAATAG